One window of the Halorussus sp. MSC15.2 genome contains the following:
- a CDS encoding SDR family oxidoreductase, whose protein sequence is MPAALVTGASRGIGRAIAERFARDGYDVAINYVSSAQKARAVAETVRTETESDAVAVRADVGDPDDAADLVDATVEAFGGLSHVVNNAGVDQHVYTEDLSPEDFDSVMDTNVSGAFNVTKAALSHLREAAAEGTTDADSAPTPSVTNVSSILAYTGAPIECHYAASKAGLLGLTKSHAGDFAPEVRVNAIAPGHVETDMTADRTEAEKEAELAEIPVERYGQPADIADAAAYLRDAGFVTGETLNVNGGELMR, encoded by the coding sequence ATGCCAGCAGCACTCGTCACGGGGGCGTCCCGCGGCATCGGTCGAGCGATAGCCGAACGGTTCGCGCGAGACGGCTACGACGTCGCCATCAATTACGTTTCGAGCGCACAGAAGGCGCGGGCGGTCGCCGAGACCGTCCGAACCGAGACCGAGAGCGACGCGGTCGCGGTCCGGGCCGACGTGGGCGACCCGGACGACGCCGCGGACCTCGTGGACGCGACGGTTGAGGCCTTCGGCGGTCTCTCGCACGTGGTGAACAACGCGGGCGTGGACCAGCACGTCTACACCGAGGACCTCTCGCCCGAGGACTTCGACAGCGTGATGGACACCAACGTCAGCGGCGCGTTCAACGTGACCAAGGCCGCCCTGTCCCACCTCCGGGAGGCGGCAGCGGAGGGGACGACCGACGCGGACTCCGCGCCGACCCCCTCCGTCACGAACGTCTCCTCGATTCTGGCGTACACCGGTGCCCCGATAGAGTGCCACTACGCCGCGTCGAAGGCCGGACTGCTCGGTCTCACCAAGAGCCACGCCGGGGACTTCGCGCCGGAGGTCCGGGTCAACGCCATCGCGCCGGGTCACGTCGAGACCGACATGACCGCAGACCGGACCGAGGCGGAGAAGGAGGCCGAACTGGCCGAGATTCCGGTCGAGCGATACGGCCAGCCCGCGGACATCGCCGACGCCGCGGCCTACCTCCGCGACGCCGGGTTCGTCACGGGCGAGACGCTGAACGTCAACGGCGGCGAACTGATGCGGTAG
- a CDS encoding MaoC/PaaZ C-terminal domain-containing protein: MPYSYTPHHFEDFEEGQTFESVGRTVTEYDFVMHSAFAGDWTELHTNKEYAEEEEFGERVAHGPMTFVLATGFVYRTGILERTVLAFLGMNYMDIPNPVHMDDTISLDMEVVETKDISSRDDAGLVVIDTTMTNQEDTVVFEGDMKFLIKKEETGE, translated from the coding sequence ATGCCGTACAGCTACACACCCCACCACTTCGAGGACTTCGAGGAGGGCCAGACGTTCGAGAGCGTCGGTCGGACCGTCACCGAGTACGACTTCGTGATGCACTCGGCGTTCGCGGGCGACTGGACCGAACTCCACACTAACAAGGAGTACGCCGAAGAGGAGGAGTTCGGCGAACGCGTGGCCCACGGCCCGATGACGTTCGTGCTGGCGACGGGGTTCGTCTACCGAACCGGGATTCTGGAGCGGACCGTGCTTGCCTTCCTCGGGATGAACTACATGGACATCCCGAACCCGGTCCACATGGACGACACCATCTCGCTGGACATGGAGGTCGTCGAGACCAAGGACATTTCGAGTCGGGACGACGCCGGGTTGGTCGTCATCGACACCACGATGACGAATCAGGAGGACACGGTCGTCTTCGAGGGCGACATGAAGTTCCTCATCAAGAAGGAAGAGACGGGCGAGTAG
- a CDS encoding DUF2196 domain-containing protein: MSADRPAESELRRGMTVEIEQSNADNAADADPIRGEIQTIIDEGESPQGVKVKLQSGITGYVTQVVTD; encoded by the coding sequence ATGTCCGCAGACCGTCCGGCGGAGAGTGAACTCCGTCGCGGCATGACAGTCGAAATCGAGCAGTCGAACGCCGACAACGCCGCGGACGCCGACCCGATTCGAGGCGAGATTCAGACCATCATCGACGAGGGGGAGAGTCCGCAGGGAGTGAAGGTCAAACTCCAGTCGGGCATCACGGGGTACGTGACGCAGGTCGTCACCGACTAA
- a CDS encoding 3-hydroxyacyl-CoA dehydrogenase family protein has protein sequence MNVAVLGAGTMGHGIAQVSAMADHDVTIRDVERDLVEEGIDAIEENLRGGVERDKVTDEEMRAALDRISGTTDLAEAVSAADLVVEAVPEDVDLKKQIFEDVETEAPADAVIASNTSSLPVTEIVSALDDPGRGIGLHFFNPVHIMQLVEVVVGEQTDDETAAFATDFVEEIGKTAVEVQDTAGFASSRLGVALGVEAMRMVEEGVASPRDIDQSMELGYNHPMGPVELGDVVGLDVRLDILEHLREELGERFRPPQILRRKVRAGNLGKKTGEGFYVWEDGEIVGTSGDWGDEQ, from the coding sequence ATGAACGTTGCTGTACTCGGAGCCGGAACCATGGGCCACGGCATCGCCCAAGTTTCGGCGATGGCCGACCACGACGTGACGATTCGGGACGTAGAGCGCGACTTGGTCGAGGAGGGTATCGACGCCATCGAGGAGAACCTGCGGGGCGGCGTCGAACGCGACAAGGTGACCGACGAGGAGATGCGGGCCGCGCTCGACCGCATCTCGGGCACGACCGACCTCGCGGAGGCCGTCTCGGCCGCCGACCTCGTGGTCGAGGCGGTCCCCGAGGACGTGGACCTCAAGAAGCAGATATTCGAGGACGTGGAGACCGAGGCCCCCGCGGACGCGGTTATCGCCTCCAACACCTCCTCGCTCCCCGTCACCGAAATCGTCTCGGCGCTCGACGACCCCGGGCGCGGCATCGGCCTGCACTTCTTCAACCCGGTTCACATCATGCAGTTGGTCGAGGTCGTCGTGGGCGAGCAGACCGACGACGAGACCGCCGCGTTCGCCACCGACTTCGTGGAAGAAATCGGCAAGACCGCCGTCGAAGTGCAGGACACCGCGGGGTTCGCCTCCTCCCGTCTCGGCGTCGCCCTCGGCGTCGAAGCCATGCGGATGGTCGAGGAGGGCGTCGCGAGTCCGCGCGACATCGACCAGTCGATGGAACTCGGCTACAACCACCCGATGGGTCCCGTCGAGTTGGGCGACGTGGTGGGACTGGACGTTCGCCTCGACATCCTCGAACACCTCCGCGAGGAACTCGGCGAGCGGTTCCGCCCGCCCCAGATTCTCCGCCGGAAGGTCCGGGCCGGGAACCTCGGCAAGAAGACGGGCGAGGGGTTCTACGTCTGGGAGGACGGCGAAATCGTGGGCACTAGCGGCGACTGGGGTGACGAGCAATGA
- a CDS encoding enoyl-CoA hydratase/isomerase family protein, with the protein MEISDDDGIRTVTFDRPEVMNAFTPELAEELAEVFAEADPDDLDAIVLTGEGGAFSAGGDIQSMADREKTTDEYYDHVTETFGRLVEEALSAAVPIVAKVNGDAVGAGLAVAAVSDFAYAAESATFSCAFVRVGLIPDTGGSFLLPRLVGLRTAKRLAFTGEFFGAEEAAEMGLVNEVAAEDELDAAVEDLLDTLRERPTRTIGLAKRAIHENMGREWREALDYENMVQSQASATPEHEEGVAAFLEGRDPEFE; encoded by the coding sequence ATGGAGATTTCAGACGACGATGGTATCAGGACCGTCACGTTCGACCGCCCGGAGGTCATGAACGCGTTCACCCCGGAACTCGCCGAGGAGTTGGCCGAGGTGTTCGCCGAGGCCGACCCCGACGACCTCGACGCTATCGTGCTGACGGGCGAAGGAGGGGCGTTCAGCGCGGGCGGCGACATCCAGTCGATGGCCGACCGCGAGAAAACGACCGACGAGTACTACGACCACGTCACCGAGACGTTCGGTCGTCTCGTGGAAGAGGCGCTCTCGGCCGCGGTCCCCATCGTCGCCAAGGTCAACGGCGACGCCGTCGGCGCGGGACTGGCGGTCGCGGCGGTCAGCGACTTCGCGTACGCCGCCGAGTCCGCGACCTTCAGTTGCGCGTTCGTTCGAGTGGGCCTGATTCCGGACACGGGCGGGAGTTTCCTGCTCCCGCGCCTCGTTGGACTCCGGACCGCCAAGCGCCTCGCGTTCACCGGCGAGTTCTTCGGGGCCGAGGAGGCGGCCGAGATGGGACTGGTGAACGAGGTCGCGGCCGAGGACGAACTCGACGCGGCGGTCGAGGACCTGCTCGACACCCTGCGAGAGCGCCCGACGAGGACCATCGGTCTCGCCAAACGCGCCATCCACGAGAACATGGGCAGAGAGTGGCGAGAAGCCTTGGACTACGAGAACATGGTCCAGTCGCAGGCCTCCGCCACGCCCGAACACGAGGAAGGCGTCGCGGCGTTCTTGGAGGGACGAGACCCGGAGTTCGAGTGA
- a CDS encoding OB-fold domain-containing protein, producing MTTDPRIEAVGAYAPRFRVSAEAFEEAWGQFHAAGVESKAVPDADEDALTMGYEAAARALDAADRAGTDVAFLAFASTTPPLAEEDLTARLGGMLSVPSEATRHVFTGSTRAGTRALDAALSAGPWENGGAGDDEGESVGLVVAADCPRGDPDSDEDHAAGAGAAAFVLSASGNAAVRRRAEYATEYPGTRFRRSGSQSVEGLGATGYERQAFTETLAKAVNQLDLGVRDEDGENGAIDAAAVQAPNGKLPYRAAGALGVDTETIRRCATVHELGDTAAASVPLGLATALAAGDERILAASFGSGAGADALLVESDTGDGVAAETALDDAEAVSYAEYLRKRGELTSGPPEGGGAYVSVPSWRRTLDQRHRLLAGRCPECGSLNFPPEGACNSCKTLVDEYDEVELTGEGTVEAATVISQGGAPPEFAEQQAQSGDFAVAVVALEGPREALRASRRSSGEERSDDPRDGGSSASVPAQVVAADPETVEIGDAVETTMRRIYTQEGVTRYGFKVRPQGSN from the coding sequence ATGACGACCGACCCGAGAATCGAAGCCGTCGGCGCGTACGCGCCGCGATTCCGCGTCTCCGCCGAGGCGTTCGAGGAGGCGTGGGGCCAGTTCCACGCCGCGGGGGTCGAATCGAAGGCGGTCCCCGACGCCGACGAGGACGCCCTGACGATGGGCTACGAGGCCGCCGCGCGGGCGCTCGACGCGGCCGACCGCGCTGGCACGGACGTGGCGTTCCTCGCGTTCGCCTCGACCACACCCCCGCTGGCCGAGGAGGACCTGACCGCGCGCCTCGGCGGGATGCTCTCGGTGCCGAGCGAGGCCACGCGCCACGTCTTCACCGGGAGCACGCGGGCCGGGACGCGGGCGCTCGACGCCGCGCTGTCGGCCGGACCGTGGGAGAACGGAGGCGCAGGGGACGACGAGGGTGAATCGGTCGGTCTGGTCGTGGCCGCGGACTGTCCGCGCGGCGACCCCGACAGCGACGAGGACCACGCCGCCGGAGCGGGCGCGGCGGCGTTCGTCCTCTCGGCGTCGGGCAACGCGGCGGTTCGCCGGCGCGCCGAGTACGCCACCGAGTACCCTGGCACTCGCTTCCGGCGTTCGGGGTCCCAGTCCGTCGAGGGACTCGGCGCGACCGGGTACGAGCGACAGGCCTTCACCGAGACGCTGGCGAAGGCAGTGAACCAGTTAGACCTCGGAGTGCGGGACGAGGACGGCGAGAACGGAGCAATCGACGCGGCGGCGGTCCAAGCGCCGAACGGCAAACTCCCGTACCGCGCGGCGGGGGCACTCGGCGTCGATACCGAGACGATTCGGCGGTGCGCGACGGTCCACGAGTTGGGCGACACCGCCGCCGCGAGCGTCCCGCTCGGACTCGCGACTGCGCTCGCAGCGGGAGACGAGCGGATTCTGGCGGCGTCGTTCGGCAGCGGCGCGGGCGCTGACGCCCTGCTGGTCGAGAGCGACACCGGCGACGGCGTCGCCGCGGAGACGGCACTGGACGACGCCGAGGCGGTCAGCTACGCCGAGTACCTCCGCAAGCGCGGGGAACTCACCTCGGGACCGCCCGAAGGCGGCGGGGCGTACGTCAGCGTCCCGTCGTGGCGGCGGACCCTCGACCAGCGCCACCGCCTGCTCGCGGGCCGGTGCCCGGAGTGCGGGAGTCTGAACTTCCCGCCGGAGGGGGCCTGTAACTCCTGCAAGACGCTCGTGGACGAGTACGACGAGGTGGAACTCACCGGCGAGGGAACCGTCGAGGCCGCCACGGTCATCTCGCAGGGCGGCGCACCCCCGGAGTTCGCCGAGCAGCAGGCTCAGTCGGGCGACTTCGCCGTGGCCGTGGTCGCGTTGGAGGGGCCTCGCGAGGCGCTTCGCGCCTCGCGACGGTCGAGCGGGGAAGAGCGGAGCGACGACCCGCGAGACGGCGGCAGTTCCGCAAGCGTCCCGGCGCAGGTCGTGGCCGCTGACCCCGAGACCGTCGAAATCGGCGACGCCGTGGAGACGACGATGCGTCGCATCTACACGCAGGAGGGCGTGACGCGGTACGGGTTCAAAGTTCGTCCGCAGGGGTCGAACTGA
- a CDS encoding enoyl-CoA hydratase/isomerase family protein: MSDESEDVGSPETVGAECDTVNVSVGDRVENVATVTLSRPDARNALNAQLRAELKLVLDAIEASDVRVVVLTGSAESGAFVAGADVTELRERDSLEQREASERPRVYEYVDDLDQPVIGAINGHALGGGCELAQACDTRIAREGAKLGQPEINLGIMPGGGGTQRLPRLVGEGQAMKLILSGELVDATEARNIGLVDEVHDEESFEDRVYDLAESMAEKSPLALEFAKKAVKASSRMELDQGIEYEAELFAHLFASEDKNEGIDAFFEDRDPEWEGK, encoded by the coding sequence ATGAGTGACGAGAGCGAGGACGTCGGCAGTCCGGAGACCGTCGGAGCGGAGTGCGACACGGTGAACGTCTCGGTCGGTGACCGCGTCGAGAACGTCGCCACCGTCACGCTCTCGCGGCCCGACGCGCGGAACGCGCTGAACGCCCAGTTGCGTGCGGAGTTGAAGCTCGTGTTAGACGCTATCGAAGCCAGCGACGTGCGCGTGGTCGTCCTCACTGGCTCGGCGGAGTCGGGCGCGTTCGTGGCGGGTGCGGACGTGACCGAACTCCGCGAGCGCGACTCGCTCGAACAGCGCGAGGCGAGCGAGCGCCCCCGCGTCTACGAGTACGTGGATGACCTCGACCAACCGGTCATCGGCGCTATCAACGGCCACGCACTCGGCGGCGGGTGCGAACTCGCGCAAGCATGCGACACGCGCATCGCCCGCGAGGGAGCGAAGTTGGGGCAACCCGAAATCAACCTCGGCATCATGCCCGGCGGCGGGGGCACTCAGCGCCTCCCCCGACTCGTGGGCGAGGGACAGGCGATGAAGCTGATTCTCTCGGGCGAACTCGTCGACGCGACCGAGGCCCGCAACATCGGTCTGGTGGACGAGGTTCACGACGAGGAGTCGTTCGAGGACCGCGTTTACGACCTCGCCGAGTCGATGGCCGAGAAGAGTCCGCTCGCGCTGGAGTTCGCGAAGAAGGCCGTGAAAGCCAGCAGTCGGATGGAGTTAGACCAGGGCATCGAGTACGAGGCCGAACTGTTCGCGCACCTGTTCGCCTCCGAGGACAAGAACGAGGGCATCGACGCCTTCTTCGAGGACCGCGACCCCGAGTGGGAGGGGAAGTGA
- a CDS encoding amidohydrolase family protein, whose translation MSKLDVVADHEDDYPIIDTHCHQPTEEFLEKAGGQMMEDAAKKFGAEMETDTYDNLVAEYHECGIGRAILLGWDAETNTGNPPVPNDYVAEVRDEYDDFFVGFASVDPLKDDCVQEAERAVKDLDLSGFKFQQIAQGFGPSDPEHDDLWATIEDLGVPVVFHGGNSTLGAGAPGGRGLKIKYGDPMLIDDVAAEHPDLQILLAHPAFPWEKEQLAICQQKGNVYMDLSGWMPRYIDDQVLHYAKTLLQDKVMFGTDYPMIDPAPWLEQFAELDFPEAVQRKILWENAEEFLGL comes from the coding sequence ATGTCGAAACTCGACGTCGTCGCCGACCACGAGGACGACTACCCCATCATCGACACCCACTGCCACCAACCGACCGAGGAGTTCCTCGAAAAGGCAGGCGGCCAGATGATGGAAGACGCCGCGAAGAAGTTCGGCGCGGAGATGGAGACCGACACCTACGACAACCTCGTCGCGGAGTATCACGAGTGCGGCATCGGCAGGGCCATCCTGCTCGGGTGGGACGCCGAGACCAACACCGGGAACCCGCCCGTGCCAAACGACTACGTGGCGGAGGTCCGCGACGAGTACGACGACTTCTTCGTCGGGTTCGCCAGCGTGGACCCCCTGAAGGACGACTGCGTACAGGAGGCCGAGCGCGCGGTGAAGGACCTCGACCTCTCGGGATTCAAGTTCCAGCAAATCGCGCAGGGGTTCGGCCCGAGCGACCCCGAACACGACGACCTCTGGGCAACCATCGAGGACCTCGGCGTGCCGGTCGTCTTCCACGGCGGCAACTCCACGCTCGGCGCGGGCGCGCCGGGCGGACGCGGTCTCAAGATAAAGTACGGCGACCCGATGCTGATAGACGACGTGGCCGCGGAACACCCCGACCTCCAGATTCTGCTCGCACATCCCGCGTTCCCGTGGGAGAAGGAGCAACTCGCCATCTGTCAGCAGAAGGGTAACGTCTACATGGACCTCTCGGGGTGGATGCCCCGGTACATCGACGACCAAGTCCTCCACTACGCGAAGACCCTGCTACAGGACAAAGTGATGTTCGGCACCGACTATCCGATGATAGACCCCGCGCCGTGGTTGGAGCAGTTCGCGGAACTCGACTTCCCGGAGGCGGTACAGCGCAAGATTCTCTGGGAGAACGCCGAAGAGTTCCTCGGTTTGTGA
- the paaK gene encoding phenylacetate--CoA ligase PaaK yields MVYNDVETTSRDELRSLQDERLAETVAYAYENVDFYREALDEADVSPDDIESVEDVSKLPFTTKEDFRDEYPDGLFAVEHGDVRRVHASSGTTGKPKIVSYTDGDLGVWREVMARSLYAAGVRPEQVVQNAYGYGLFTGGLGFHDGVEELGACVVPTGGGNTSRQLDMLRDLESDVLACTPSYCLYLAEAAEERGIDPRELPLSTVVIGAEPFTDPMREEIEEALDVTAVDVYGLSEIIGPGVSIECEEVQNGLHVWEDHFLPEVVDPGTGEVLPEGEEGELVLTTLTKEALPVLRYRTGDMTSLTYEECDCGRTVARMDNVTGRTDDLIIVRGVNVYPSQIEEVLVDIEDVAPHYRIDLYRRGSLDAMELTVEYHENYEGTHEELERRIRGKLEETLEVKPDEIEVVGPGVVERTEVGKVKRVFDHRGEE; encoded by the coding sequence ATGGTCTACAACGACGTCGAGACCACCTCGCGCGACGAACTCCGGAGCTTGCAGGACGAGCGACTCGCCGAGACCGTGGCGTACGCCTACGAGAACGTGGACTTCTATCGGGAGGCGCTCGACGAAGCGGACGTCTCGCCGGACGACATCGAATCGGTCGAGGACGTCTCGAAGCTTCCGTTCACGACCAAGGAGGACTTCCGGGACGAGTACCCCGACGGTCTGTTCGCGGTCGAACACGGGGACGTGCGCCGGGTTCACGCGTCGTCGGGCACCACCGGCAAGCCCAAAATCGTGAGCTACACCGACGGAGACCTCGGCGTCTGGCGCGAGGTGATGGCCCGGTCGCTGTACGCCGCGGGCGTTCGACCCGAGCAGGTCGTCCAGAACGCCTACGGCTACGGACTGTTCACCGGCGGACTCGGGTTCCACGACGGCGTCGAGGAACTCGGGGCCTGCGTCGTCCCGACCGGCGGGGGCAACACCTCCCGACAGTTGGACATGCTCCGGGATTTGGAGAGCGACGTGTTGGCCTGCACGCCGTCGTACTGCCTCTACCTCGCGGAGGCCGCCGAGGAGCGCGGCATCGACCCCAGAGAACTGCCGCTCTCGACGGTGGTCATCGGGGCCGAACCGTTCACCGACCCCATGCGCGAGGAAATCGAGGAGGCCCTCGACGTGACCGCGGTGGACGTGTACGGCCTCTCCGAAATCATCGGACCCGGCGTCTCCATCGAGTGCGAGGAAGTGCAGAACGGTCTCCACGTCTGGGAGGACCACTTCCTCCCCGAGGTCGTGGACCCCGGGACCGGCGAGGTGTTACCCGAGGGCGAGGAGGGCGAACTCGTCCTGACGACCCTGACCAAGGAGGCCCTGCCGGTCCTGCGGTACCGAACCGGCGACATGACCTCGCTGACCTACGAGGAGTGTGACTGCGGCCGCACCGTCGCCCGGATGGACAACGTCACCGGCCGGACCGACGACCTCATCATCGTCCGCGGGGTCAACGTCTATCCGAGCCAAATCGAGGAGGTTCTGGTGGACATCGAGGACGTCGCTCCTCACTACCGCATCGACCTCTATCGACGGGGAAGCCTCGACGCGATGGAACTCACCGTGGAGTACCACGAGAACTACGAGGGGACCCACGAGGAACTGGAGCGCCGAATCCGCGGGAAACTCGAAGAGACGCTGGAGGTCAAGCCAGACGAGATAGAGGTCGTCGGCCCGGGCGTCGTAGAGCGCACCGAAGTCGGGAAGGTCAAGCGCGTGTTCGACCACCGCGGCGAGGAGTAG
- a CDS encoding thiolase domain-containing protein: MRDAYLVGAAQTDFGSFPDESYRSLFASAFEAARESVPEGMDPDDVDEAVVGTLGVGGRQLGLSGPAATEHVGLHGIPTTRVENACAASGYAVRQAVQAVRSGMADVVLAGGVEIMTDMSGDATKYWLGVSGETEWERLSGTTFAGVYAQMADAHMAEYGTTSEQLSRVAVKNHRNGAKNPHAQLGFECSLEDAENAQTVADPLTLYHCCPTTDGAAVALIASEDAVSEYTDDPIRIAGVGAASDAVGLFQRDSYTGIEASQRAAETAYRRAGITPEDLDFAEVHDCFSIAEILAYEDLGFCEPGEGGRLVESGATALGGDLPVNTSGGLKSKGHPIGATGAGQVAEAFKQLSGDAGDRQVEGATRGLTHNVGGSGGGAVVHVFEREAGTASEKPSEPSPRKREQEVGR; this comes from the coding sequence ATGCGCGACGCTTACCTCGTCGGCGCGGCCCAGACGGACTTCGGGTCGTTCCCCGACGAAAGCTACCGGTCGCTGTTCGCCAGTGCGTTCGAGGCGGCCCGCGAGTCGGTCCCCGAAGGTATGGACCCCGACGACGTGGACGAGGCGGTCGTCGGCACTCTCGGCGTGGGCGGCCGCCAGTTGGGTCTCTCGGGACCGGCCGCCACCGAACACGTCGGTCTCCACGGCATCCCGACGACGCGAGTGGAGAACGCCTGCGCCGCCTCCGGATACGCCGTCCGGCAAGCCGTGCAGGCGGTCCGTTCCGGGATGGCCGACGTGGTGCTGGCGGGCGGGGTCGAAATCATGACCGACATGTCCGGCGACGCCACGAAGTACTGGCTGGGCGTCTCGGGCGAGACCGAGTGGGAACGGCTCTCCGGCACGACGTTCGCGGGCGTCTACGCCCAGATGGCCGACGCCCACATGGCCGAGTACGGGACGACCAGCGAGCAACTCTCGCGCGTCGCGGTCAAGAACCACCGCAACGGCGCGAAGAACCCCCACGCCCAGTTGGGCTTCGAGTGCTCGCTGGAGGACGCCGAGAACGCCCAGACCGTCGCCGACCCGCTCACGCTCTACCACTGCTGTCCGACGACCGACGGGGCCGCTGTCGCCCTCATCGCCAGCGAAGACGCGGTGTCGGAGTACACCGATGACCCCATCCGAATCGCGGGCGTCGGCGCGGCGAGCGACGCGGTGGGTCTGTTCCAGCGCGATAGCTACACCGGCATCGAGGCCTCACAACGTGCGGCCGAGACCGCGTACCGGCGCGCCGGAATCACCCCCGAGGACCTCGACTTCGCGGAGGTCCACGACTGCTTCTCCATCGCCGAGATTCTGGCCTACGAGGACCTCGGCTTCTGCGAACCCGGCGAGGGCGGCCGACTGGTCGAGTCCGGCGCGACCGCGCTCGGCGGCGACCTGCCGGTCAACACCTCCGGCGGTCTCAAGTCGAAAGGCCACCCCATCGGCGCGACCGGCGCGGGGCAGGTCGCGGAGGCGTTCAAGCAACTCTCCGGCGACGCCGGCGACCGGCAGGTCGAGGGCGCGACCCGCGGTCTGACCCACAACGTCGGGGGCAGCGGCGGGGGCGCGGTGGTCCACGTCTTCGAGCGCGAGGCGGGAACCGCCTCGGAGAAACCGAGCGAACCGAGTCCGCGAAAGCGCGAACAGGAGGTGGGGCGATGA
- the paaI gene encoding hydroxyphenylacetyl-CoA thioesterase PaaI, with translation MTEVPDDRRETIESDPFCETLGVELVALGPGSARTELTVTDDLLNFHGTPHGGAVYSLADAAFAAASNSEGDTALAMETNISYLEAVEVGETLTADADRLHRRGRTASYRVAVTDENGDEIATFRGRVYHPGE, from the coding sequence ATGACCGAGGTGCCAGACGACCGCCGCGAGACCATCGAGTCCGACCCCTTCTGCGAGACGTTGGGTGTCGAACTCGTCGCTCTCGGTCCGGGAAGCGCGCGGACCGAACTCACCGTGACCGACGACCTGCTCAACTTCCACGGGACGCCCCACGGCGGGGCCGTCTACTCGCTCGCGGACGCCGCGTTCGCCGCCGCGTCGAACAGCGAGGGCGACACGGCCCTGGCGATGGAGACCAACATCTCCTACTTGGAGGCCGTCGAAGTCGGGGAGACGCTGACCGCTGACGCCGACCGTCTCCACCGGCGGGGTCGGACGGCCTCGTACCGGGTCGCCGTCACCGACGAGAACGGCGACGAAATCGCTACCTTCCGCGGCCGAGTCTACCATCCCGGCGAGTAG
- a CDS encoding methylated-DNA--[protein]-cysteine S-methyltransferase, translating into MNVGVLGRTVELDAGRVAIPEDELRAQVGEYVAGDRQTFDASVALPDGFVGDVMAEMRAIPYGETRTYGELADALDTAPVAVGQACGKNPVPLVVPCHRVVGAESLGGYSAGDGPALKRRLLELERSAGD; encoded by the coding sequence ATGAACGTCGGAGTACTCGGTCGAACCGTCGAACTGGACGCCGGTCGCGTCGCGATACCGGAGGACGAACTCCGCGCGCAGGTCGGCGAGTACGTCGCGGGCGACCGGCAGACGTTCGACGCATCGGTGGCCCTCCCGGACGGATTCGTGGGCGACGTGATGGCCGAGATGCGGGCGATTCCCTACGGAGAGACCCGGACGTACGGAGAACTCGCCGACGCGCTCGACACCGCGCCCGTCGCCGTCGGACAGGCCTGCGGGAAGAATCCGGTTCCGCTGGTCGTCCCCTGCCACCGCGTCGTCGGCGCGGAGTCGCTGGGCGGGTACTCGGCCGGTGATGGACCTGCGCTCAAGCGCCGCCTCCTCGAACTCGAACGCAGCGCTGGCGATTAG
- a CDS encoding CPBP family intramembrane glutamic endopeptidase, whose protein sequence is MSHSSARHGGPPDAAALEDRSLLAVGTAVAAMPVALAAFAVVGGLTGTKPSEFDVPTAFLLYGLANAVVLGGAYAVLSPAERRAAFPFRRPTGRELLAVAAAFVVGLGAYEATTAVTSAFGYEVGGLAYSLSDPATLAVVLAGPVLFGPWVEEMLYRGLLLGGLLARGWSPLAAAAGMILVFGAIHVPFFGVAGGVFVTVWSVFPTAFRLRYGDLTGASLLHVANNAFSYLVVVALGT, encoded by the coding sequence ATGAGCCACTCGTCTGCACGGCACGGCGGTCCTCCCGACGCAGCGGCGCTCGAAGACCGGTCGCTACTCGCGGTCGGGACTGCCGTCGCGGCGATGCCCGTCGCACTCGCCGCGTTCGCGGTCGTCGGCGGACTCACCGGCACCAAGCCGAGCGAGTTCGACGTACCGACCGCGTTCCTGCTCTACGGCCTCGCCAACGCGGTCGTCCTCGGCGGCGCGTACGCGGTCCTCTCGCCCGCCGAGCGCCGGGCGGCGTTCCCGTTCCGGCGACCGACCGGCCGGGAACTGCTCGCCGTCGCCGCGGCGTTCGTCGTCGGTCTCGGCGCCTACGAGGCGACCACGGCCGTTACGTCGGCGTTCGGCTACGAAGTCGGCGGCCTCGCGTACTCGCTGTCGGACCCCGCGACTCTCGCAGTCGTCCTCGCCGGTCCGGTCCTGTTCGGGCCGTGGGTCGAGGAGATGCTGTACCGCGGCCTCCTGCTCGGCGGATTGCTCGCTCGCGGGTGGTCGCCGCTCGCGGCCGCTGCGGGGATGATTCTGGTCTTCGGCGCGATTCACGTCCCGTTCTTCGGCGTGGCTGGCGGCGTCTTCGTCACGGTCTGGAGCGTCTTCCCGACCGCGTTCCGACTACGGTACGGCGACCTCACCGGTGCGAGTCTGTTGCACGTCGCCAACAACGCCTTCTCGTATCTGGTCGTCGTCGCGCTCGGGACGTAG